One Avibacterium avium genomic window carries:
- a CDS encoding OPT family oligopeptide transporter produces the protein MQHSTSSPSLKELTFRGMFLGALITVIFTASNVYLGLKVGLTFASSIPAAVISMAVLKMFSGSNILENNMVQTQASAAGTLSSVIFVIPGLLMMGYWQDFPFWQTLLICAAGGILGVIFTVPLRQVMVAKSDLPYPEGVAAAEILKAGNHEEGKSDSGIKEIAAGGVIAAVVSFATNGLRLIADGASLWFKGGNAVFQVPMGFSLALLGAGYLVGIVGGIAILVGIFLTWGVAVPYFTSTSSMPVDADIVGYAMGIWKSKVRFIGVGTIGIAAIWTLLVLMKPMIQGMAQSFRALKDPSAQTNDRTQLDLSPKSMIYITIAAIALIMVALHHFIAQAPIATEYALLFVIVCTFLAVFIGFFVAAACGYMAGLVGSSSSPISGIGIISVVITSLTLFLLGKMTGLIDSPEGMKFLTALTIFTGSIVITTAAISNDNLQDLKTGLLVQATPWRQQVALIIGCVVGAFVIAPVLEILYHAYGFTGALPRADMDPSQALSAPQATLMTTIATGIFSSNLEWRYIFMGIGLGLALIIIDTLLKKASQNRFALPALAVGMGIYLPPVVNMPIIIGAVLAWFINRHLTAYAQRNGKNLNDVKKKAERYGTLFAAGLIVGESLIGVILAFIIAASVTSGGSDAPLALSLENWDSTAEWLGLAVFILGVIIYALRVLRAKNT, from the coding sequence ATGCAACATTCAACTTCTTCGCCTAGTTTGAAAGAGCTGACCTTTCGCGGAATGTTCTTAGGGGCGTTAATTACGGTGATTTTCACCGCATCAAATGTTTATCTTGGGCTAAAAGTGGGGCTGACGTTCGCCTCATCAATCCCTGCCGCAGTAATATCAATGGCGGTGCTGAAAATGTTTTCAGGTTCAAATATCTTAGAAAATAATATGGTACAAACCCAAGCCTCAGCCGCGGGTACGCTTTCTTCAGTGATTTTTGTGATCCCGGGATTGTTGATGATGGGCTATTGGCAAGATTTCCCTTTCTGGCAAACCTTGTTAATTTGTGCCGCAGGGGGGATTTTAGGGGTGATTTTTACTGTACCGTTACGCCAAGTGATGGTGGCGAAAAGTGATTTGCCTTATCCAGAAGGCGTTGCCGCAGCGGAAATTCTCAAAGCCGGTAACCACGAAGAAGGAAAAAGCGATAGTGGCATTAAAGAGATCGCAGCAGGTGGTGTGATTGCCGCGGTGGTGAGCTTTGCCACCAATGGATTACGCTTGATTGCCGATGGTGCAAGTCTGTGGTTTAAAGGGGGAAATGCCGTTTTCCAAGTGCCGATGGGCTTCTCCCTCGCCTTATTAGGGGCAGGTTATTTAGTGGGAATTGTAGGCGGTATCGCCATTTTAGTGGGAATTTTCCTCACTTGGGGCGTTGCAGTACCTTATTTCACCAGCACCTCATCAATGCCTGTGGACGCGGATATAGTGGGCTATGCGATGGGTATTTGGAAAAGTAAAGTGCGTTTCATCGGCGTTGGAACGATTGGCATTGCGGCGATTTGGACATTGCTGGTGTTAATGAAACCGATGATCCAAGGAATGGCACAATCTTTCCGTGCGTTAAAAGATCCTTCCGCACAAACCAATGATCGCACACAACTTGATTTATCCCCTAAATCAATGATTTATATCACAATCGCCGCAATCGCCTTGATTATGGTGGCACTTCACCACTTCATTGCACAAGCACCGATTGCCACAGAATATGCCTTATTATTTGTTATTGTGTGTACCTTCTTAGCGGTGTTTATCGGCTTTTTCGTTGCCGCAGCCTGTGGTTATATGGCAGGGCTTGTGGGATCATCATCTAGCCCAATCTCTGGTATTGGGATTATTTCCGTGGTCATCACCTCCCTCACCTTATTCTTACTCGGCAAAATGACGGGCTTAATCGACTCACCAGAGGGAATGAAATTTCTCACTGCGTTGACCATTTTTACTGGCTCAATCGTCATCACCACTGCGGCGATTTCTAACGACAACTTGCAAGATCTCAAAACTGGATTGTTGGTGCAAGCCACCCCTTGGCGTCAACAAGTGGCATTAATTATCGGCTGTGTGGTAGGTGCGTTCGTCATCGCCCCCGTGCTAGAAATTCTCTACCACGCCTACGGTTTCACAGGGGCATTACCACGTGCTGATATGGATCCAAGCCAAGCCCTTTCCGCCCCACAAGCCACTTTAATGACCACCATCGCAACGGGCATTTTCTCCAGCAATTTAGAATGGCGTTATATCTTTATGGGGATCGGATTAGGCTTAGCCCTCATCATCATTGATACGCTATTGAAAAAAGCCAGCCAAAATCGCTTTGCCCTGCCTGCCCTCGCTGTGGGAATGGGGATTTATTTACCTCCAGTTGTAAATATGCCTATCATCATTGGGGCGGTGCTAGCTTGGTTTATCAACCGACACTTAACGGCTTATGCACAACGCAACGGCAAAAATCTTAATGATGTGAAGAAAAAAGCAGAACGCTACGGCACCTTATTCGCCGCAGGTTTGATTGTGGGGGAAAGCTTAATTGGCGTAATTCTCGCCTTTATCATCGCCGCCTCCGTAACCTCTGGCGGCTCTGACGCACCACTTGCGCTTTCATTAGAAAACTGGGACAGCACCGCAGAATGGCTCGGATTAGCCGTTTTCATTCTCGGCGTGATCATCTACGCCCTGCGCGTCCTACGTGCGAAAAATACATAA
- the pckA gene encoding phosphoenolpyruvate carboxykinase (ATP), which yields MTDVKKLVAELGNLGIYDVKDVVYNPSYEQLFEEETKEGLEGFEKGTVTQSGAVAVDTGIFTGRSPKDKYIVLDEKTKDTVWWTSDAAKNDNKPMNQATWQSLKELVTKQLSGKRLFVVDAFCGANPDTRLAVRIITEVAWQAHFVTNMFIRPSAAELENFKPDFVVMNGSKVTNPNWKEQGLNSENFVAFNITEGIQLIGGTWYGGEMKKGMFSMMNYFLPLKGIASMHCSANVGEDGDVAVFFGLSGTGKTTLSTDPKRQLIGDDEHGWDDDGVFNYEGGCYAKTIKLSEESEPDIYRAIKRDALLENVVVRADGSVDYDDGSKTENTRVSYPIYHIENIVKPVSKAGHAKKVIFLTADAFGVLPPVAKLTPEQTKYYFLSGFTAKLAGTERGITEPTPTFSACFGAAFLSLHPTQYAEVLVKRMEAAGAEAYLVNTGWNGTGKRISIKDTRGIIDAILDGSIDKAEMSELPIFNLAIPKALPGVDPAILDPRDTYADKAQWQAKAEDLANRFVKNFEKYATNEEGKALIAAGPKA from the coding sequence ATGACTGATGTAAAAAAACTAGTGGCAGAATTGGGTAACTTGGGTATTTATGATGTAAAAGATGTGGTGTATAACCCAAGTTATGAGCAGCTTTTCGAGGAAGAAACTAAGGAAGGTTTAGAAGGCTTTGAGAAAGGAACGGTTACCCAATCTGGTGCTGTTGCGGTGGATACAGGGATTTTCACAGGACGTTCACCGAAAGATAAATACATCGTATTAGATGAGAAAACCAAAGACACCGTGTGGTGGACAAGCGATGCGGCGAAAAACGATAACAAACCAATGAACCAAGCCACTTGGCAAAGTTTAAAAGAGTTAGTGACTAAACAACTTTCAGGCAAACGCCTATTTGTGGTGGACGCATTCTGTGGTGCGAACCCTGATACTCGCTTAGCCGTGCGTATTATTACAGAAGTGGCGTGGCAAGCGCACTTTGTAACCAATATGTTTATTCGTCCGTCAGCGGCAGAATTAGAAAACTTCAAGCCTGATTTTGTGGTAATGAATGGTTCAAAAGTAACCAATCCAAATTGGAAAGAACAAGGCTTAAATTCTGAAAACTTTGTGGCGTTTAACATCACAGAAGGTATTCAATTAATCGGTGGTACTTGGTACGGCGGCGAAATGAAAAAAGGTATGTTCTCAATGATGAACTATTTCCTTCCGCTTAAGGGCATTGCCTCAATGCACTGTTCTGCGAACGTGGGTGAAGATGGCGATGTAGCGGTGTTCTTCGGATTATCAGGTACTGGTAAAACCACCCTTTCAACAGATCCAAAACGCCAATTAATCGGTGATGATGAACACGGTTGGGACGATGACGGTGTATTCAACTACGAAGGTGGTTGCTATGCGAAGACCATTAAACTTTCTGAAGAAAGTGAGCCAGATATTTATCGCGCGATTAAACGTGATGCCTTGTTAGAAAACGTGGTAGTGCGTGCAGATGGTTCAGTGGATTATGATGATGGTTCAAAAACCGAAAATACCCGTGTTTCTTACCCAATCTATCATATTGAAAACATTGTAAAACCAGTTTCTAAAGCAGGCCACGCGAAAAAAGTGATCTTCTTAACTGCTGATGCGTTCGGTGTGTTACCGCCAGTGGCAAAATTAACGCCAGAGCAAACGAAATACTACTTCTTATCTGGTTTCACCGCAAAATTAGCGGGAACAGAACGTGGTATCACTGAGCCAACGCCAACCTTCTCAGCTTGTTTTGGTGCAGCATTCTTATCACTTCACCCAACGCAATATGCAGAAGTGTTAGTGAAACGTATGGAAGCCGCTGGTGCAGAAGCCTACCTTGTGAATACAGGTTGGAACGGCACAGGCAAACGTATCTCAATTAAAGATACTCGTGGCATTATCGATGCGATCTTAGATGGCTCAATTGATAAAGCTGAAATGTCTGAATTACCAATCTTCAACTTAGCGATTCCAAAAGCCTTGCCGGGGGTTGATCCTGCGATTTTAGATCCGCGTGATACTTATGCAGACAAAGCACAATGGCAAGCCAAAGCGGAAGACTTAGCAAACCGCTTTGTGAAAAACTTTGAAAAATATGCGACCAATGAAGAAGGTAAAGCCTTGATCGCAGCAGGCCCAAAAGCCTAA
- a CDS encoding nucleotidyltransferase family protein, translating to MIDIQPQHLEIVEKILRTYLSEYEVRAFGSRVKGTARPFSDLDLVVMTAQPLSLRTLCEVENAFSESDLPWQVDIVDWAATSVEFQQIILQKSVVIQQQISST from the coding sequence ATGATTGATATTCAACCCCAACATCTTGAAATTGTGGAAAAAATCCTCCGCACTTATTTGAGTGAATATGAAGTGCGTGCTTTTGGATCAAGAGTAAAGGGCACGGCTCGCCCTTTTTCAGATCTTGATTTGGTGGTGATGACAGCACAGCCCCTTTCTTTAAGAACGCTATGCGAAGTAGAAAATGCGTTTTCAGAAAGTGATTTACCTTGGCAAGTGGATATTGTGGATTGGGCAGCAACATCAGTAGAATTTCAGCAAATTATTTTGCAGAAATCTGTTGTGATTCAACAACAGATTTCATCAACCTAG
- the hslR gene encoding ribosome-associated heat shock protein Hsp15, with protein MAKNSAKQRDNQEDNEVRLDKWLWAARFYKTRTIAKEMIDGGKVHYNNQRTKPNKTVEVGALIKLRQGNEEKEVQVLALSNQRRGAPEAQLLYQETPESIEKREKFAIARKYQALAMPNPERRPNKKERRDLLKFKYQD; from the coding sequence ATGGCAAAAAATTCTGCAAAGCAACGGGATAATCAAGAAGATAACGAGGTTCGTTTAGACAAATGGCTATGGGCGGCACGTTTTTATAAAACTCGCACCATTGCGAAAGAAATGATTGACGGCGGTAAGGTGCATTATAACAATCAGCGTACCAAGCCGAACAAAACCGTGGAAGTGGGGGCATTGATTAAATTACGCCAAGGCAATGAGGAAAAAGAAGTGCAAGTGCTTGCCCTTTCCAACCAACGCCGAGGTGCACCAGAGGCTCAGTTGTTATATCAAGAAACCCCCGAGAGCATAGAAAAACGTGAGAAATTCGCCATCGCTCGTAAATATCAGGCGTTAGCAATGCCCAACCCAGAACGTCGCCCAAATAAAAAAGAGCGGCGAGATTTGCTTAAGTTTAAATATCAGGATTGA
- the zwf gene encoding glucose-6-phosphate dehydrogenase: MTNLNAEKNCIVIFGASGDLTHRKLIPALYNLYKLGRLAENFSVLGVARTEMTDEQFREKMCQALIKTEKAEGEMLEHFCSHLYYQTINTSDAKDYGKLVPRLAELHEKYHTEGNTLYYMSTPPSLYGVIPECLAAHGLNTEEHGWKRLIVEKPFGYDIKTAKTLDIQIHRFFEEHQIYRIDHYLGKETVQNLLVLRFSNGLFEPLWNRNFIDYIEITGAEKLGVEERGGYYDGSGAMRDMFQNHLLQVLAMIAMEPPAIINADSMRDEVAKVLHCLHPLSEEDVKNNLVLGQYTRGFIDGKEVKGYLEEKGVPPDSNTETYMALRCEIDNWRWAGVPFYVRTGKRLPARVTEVVIHFKTTPHPVFSQNAPENKLIIRIQPDEGISMRFGLKKPGAGFEAKEVSMDFRYADLAQPSLLSAYDRLLLDAMKGDATLFARTDAVHACWKFVQPILDYKAARGRIYDYEAGTWGPTEADKLIARTGRVWRKPSGLMKKKV, from the coding sequence ATGACAAACCTCAACGCAGAAAAAAACTGTATCGTGATTTTTGGGGCTTCGGGTGATTTAACCCACCGTAAATTAATCCCCGCACTGTACAATTTATATAAACTCGGGCGTTTAGCAGAGAATTTTTCCGTGCTAGGCGTAGCAAGAACAGAAATGACTGATGAGCAATTCCGCGAAAAAATGTGTCAAGCATTAATCAAAACGGAAAAAGCGGAAGGCGAAATGCTTGAGCATTTTTGTAGCCATCTGTATTACCAAACCATTAACACTTCTGATGCGAAAGATTACGGCAAACTAGTGCCTCGTTTAGCAGAATTACACGAAAAATATCACACCGAAGGCAACACGCTTTATTATATGTCCACACCGCCAAGCCTTTATGGCGTGATTCCAGAATGCCTTGCCGCACACGGTTTAAATACCGAAGAACATGGCTGGAAACGTCTAATCGTGGAAAAACCTTTTGGTTACGACATTAAAACAGCAAAAACCTTAGATATTCAAATTCACCGTTTCTTTGAAGAGCATCAAATTTACCGTATTGACCATTATCTTGGTAAAGAAACTGTGCAAAACCTGTTGGTGTTGCGTTTTTCTAACGGCTTATTTGAACCTTTATGGAACCGCAACTTCATTGATTATATTGAGATCACTGGGGCTGAAAAACTTGGTGTAGAAGAGCGTGGTGGCTATTATGACGGTTCTGGCGCAATGCGTGATATGTTCCAAAACCACTTATTGCAAGTGTTGGCGATGATCGCGATGGAACCGCCTGCGATTATTAACGCCGATTCAATGCGTGATGAAGTGGCGAAAGTGCTACATTGCTTGCACCCATTGAGTGAAGAAGATGTGAAAAACAATCTCGTACTTGGGCAATACACACGCGGTTTCATTGATGGCAAAGAAGTGAAAGGCTATCTTGAAGAAAAAGGCGTGCCACCAGATTCCAATACGGAAACCTATATGGCGTTGCGTTGCGAAATTGACAACTGGCGTTGGGCGGGCGTGCCATTTTATGTGCGTACAGGAAAACGCTTACCTGCGCGCGTAACAGAAGTGGTGATTCATTTTAAAACCACACCACACCCAGTATTTAGCCAAAATGCGCCAGAAAACAAATTGATCATTCGCATTCAACCTGATGAAGGCATTTCAATGCGTTTCGGCTTGAAAAAACCGGGGGCAGGCTTTGAAGCCAAAGAAGTGTCAATGGATTTCCGCTATGCAGATCTGGCTCAACCAAGTTTATTAAGCGCTTACGACCGTTTATTGCTTGATGCAATGAAAGGTGATGCCACCCTATTTGCGCGTACCGATGCGGTACACGCCTGCTGGAAATTTGTACAGCCGATTTTGGATTACAAAGCTGCGCGTGGCCGTATTTACGATTACGAAGCTGGTACTTGGGGGCCAACAGAAGCGGATAAACTGATTGCTCGCACAGGGCGTGTTTGGCGTAAACCCAGCGGTTTAATGAAGAAAAAAGTCTAA
- the pgl gene encoding 6-phosphogluconolactonase, with protein sequence MNNVIFENAQSAVEKIAEELKQYSLEGRPVHISLSGGSTPKLLFKTLAAAPYNKAIQWKNLHFWWGDDRMVAPSDPESNYGEVQKLLFDHIEIPAENIHRIRGEAPVEQELVRFQNELAEVVPNGEFDWIILGMGADGHTASLFPHQTNFDDENLAVIAKHPETGQVRISKTAKLLEQAKRITYLVTGAAKAEILKEIQSTPAENLPYPAAKIKAKNGVTEWYLDKDAAKLL encoded by the coding sequence ATGAACAACGTTATTTTTGAAAATGCACAAAGTGCGGTGGAAAAAATCGCAGAAGAACTCAAGCAATACAGCCTTGAAGGTCGCCCTGTGCATATTTCGCTTTCAGGTGGCAGCACGCCAAAACTTTTGTTTAAAACCTTGGCAGCTGCGCCGTACAACAAGGCTATCCAATGGAAAAACTTGCATTTCTGGTGGGGCGATGATCGTATGGTTGCCCCTTCTGATCCTGAAAGCAATTACGGCGAAGTGCAAAAATTATTGTTTGATCATATTGAAATTCCAGCAGAAAACATTCACCGCATTCGTGGTGAAGCCCCTGTGGAGCAGGAGCTCGTGCGCTTCCAAAATGAACTGGCTGAAGTTGTGCCAAACGGCGAGTTTGATTGGATTATTTTAGGAATGGGCGCAGACGGGCATACCGCCTCATTATTCCCGCATCAAACCAATTTTGATGACGAAAATTTAGCGGTGATCGCCAAACACCCAGAAACAGGGCAAGTGCGAATTTCCAAAACCGCCAAATTACTTGAGCAAGCTAAACGCATTACCTATTTGGTAACTGGTGCAGCAAAAGCAGAAATCTTAAAAGAAATCCAAAGTACGCCCGCAGAAAATCTGCCTTACCCCGCGGCAAAAATCAAAGCAAAAAATGGCGTAACGGAATGGTATTTGGATAAAGACGCAGCGAAGTTGTTGTAA
- the cysQ gene encoding 3'(2'),5'-bisphosphate nucleotidase CysQ, with protein MLLHSSLLQSVLTLAEQAGGHLNHFYGKNLQSELKADNTPVTEADLFVSQFLIEKLTALTPRLPVLSEESCKMPFAERQQWQTYWLVDPLDGTQQFINRTGNFSVLIALVHHNRPVLGVIHSPQSQSTYYATQGGGAYKKTSHKTTALLPQTLDFTQPIRIAVGSHSAAKKVRSVLNPVFSYDFHIIGSSGIKSALVAEGSADCYVRLGETGEWDTAAAEIILAEMGGGIFDRHFQPLTYNQRETLVNPDFVMVADAQLNWHNIFQFN; from the coding sequence GTGTTACTTCATTCTTCTTTGTTGCAATCGGTATTAACGCTTGCCGAACAGGCGGGGGGGCATCTCAATCATTTTTATGGCAAAAATCTTCAGTCGGAACTCAAGGCGGACAATACGCCCGTAACGGAAGCGGATTTGTTTGTGAGCCAATTTTTGATCGAAAAACTCACCGCACTTACCCCTCGGCTTCCCGTGTTGTCAGAAGAAAGTTGCAAGATGCCTTTTGCTGAACGTCAACAATGGCAGACTTATTGGCTGGTCGATCCGTTGGACGGCACTCAGCAATTTATTAATCGCACGGGCAATTTTTCGGTGTTGATTGCCTTGGTGCATCACAACCGCCCTGTGCTTGGGGTGATTCATTCCCCGCAATCGCAAAGCACTTATTACGCGACGCAAGGTGGCGGAGCGTATAAAAAAACCTCGCACAAAACCACCGCACTTTTACCGCAAACCCTTGATTTTACACAGCCGATCCGCATTGCCGTCGGTTCACACTCGGCGGCAAAGAAAGTGCGGTCTGTTTTGAACCCTGTTTTTTCTTATGATTTCCATATCATCGGCTCAAGTGGGATTAAAAGTGCGTTGGTGGCGGAGGGTTCGGCGGATTGTTATGTGCGATTGGGGGAAACCGGCGAATGGGACACGGCAGCGGCAGAAATTATTTTAGCGGAAATGGGCGGTGGTATTTTTGATCGCCATTTCCAGCCACTCACTTATAATCAACGTGAAACCTTGGTGAACCCTGATTTTGTGATGGTGGCAGACGCGCAGTTAAACTGGCACAACATCTTTCAATTTAATTAA
- the hslO gene encoding Hsp33 family molecular chaperone HslO yields MTYQADNDKLYRYLFKNRAVRGEWVRLNQSFKDTLNTHHYPKVVQNLLGEMMVATSLLTATLKFDGSITVQIQGDGPLSLALVNGSDDQKMRALARLQGEVRDDMSLSEMIGKGVLVITITPNEGERYQGVIGLDKPTITECLEDYFVRSEQLQTQLIIRTGEFNGEPVAAGMLLQVMPDGVGEEGDFEHLATLTATVKDEEIFGLSAEEMLYRLYHEETVEIYPAQNVEFFCGCTQERSGGALLLLPENEIDEILAEHNGSIDMQCECCGTHYFFNKEAIEKLRDSAQ; encoded by the coding sequence ATGACATATCAAGCTGACAACGACAAACTGTATCGTTATTTATTTAAAAACCGCGCGGTGCGTGGTGAATGGGTGCGTTTAAACCAAAGTTTTAAAGATACCTTAAACACCCATCATTATCCGAAAGTGGTGCAAAACCTACTAGGTGAAATGATGGTGGCAACCAGTTTATTAACCGCAACATTAAAATTTGACGGCAGCATTACCGTGCAAATTCAAGGTGATGGCCCACTTTCATTAGCTTTAGTGAATGGTTCTGATGATCAAAAAATGCGTGCGCTAGCCCGTTTACAAGGGGAAGTGCGTGATGATATGAGCCTAAGCGAAATGATTGGCAAAGGGGTGTTAGTGATCACCATCACGCCAAATGAAGGCGAGCGTTATCAGGGCGTGATTGGTTTAGATAAACCAACGATCACGGAATGTTTAGAAGATTATTTCGTGCGTTCTGAGCAGTTACAAACCCAGTTAATTATCCGTACAGGCGAATTTAATGGCGAACCTGTAGCAGCGGGAATGTTATTGCAAGTGATGCCAGACGGCGTGGGCGAAGAAGGAGATTTTGAACATCTTGCTACCCTTACGGCAACGGTAAAAGATGAAGAAATTTTCGGTCTAAGCGCAGAAGAAATGCTTTACCGTTTATATCACGAAGAAACCGTGGAAATTTACCCTGCACAAAATGTGGAATTTTTCTGTGGGTGTACCCAAGAACGCTCAGGCGGTGCATTGCTGTTATTACCAGAAAACGAAATTGACGAAATTCTCGCCGAACACAACGGCAGCATTGATATGCAATGCGAATGTTGTGGAACGCATTATTTCTTTAATAAAGAAGCCATTGAAAAATTGCGTGATTCCGCACAATAA
- a CDS encoding DEAD/DEAH box helicase, translated as MTETKITFNDLGLPEFILNAVTDMGFESPSPIQQACIPHLLAGDDVLGMAQTGSGKTAAFSLPLLAQIEPNKKMPQMLVMAPTRELAIQVADACEQFMKYAKGINIVTLYGGQRYDIQLRALKQGAQVVVGTPGRILDHLRRNTLDLSELKAIVLDEADEMLRMGFIEDVETVMAALPEQHQTALFSATMPEPIRRITKRFMHDPKEVKIQSTQRTAPDITQSCWYVHGFRKNEALLRFLEVEDFDAAIIFARTKTATLDITELLEKHGFRAAALNGDMTQQLREQTLDRLRNGSLDILVATDVAARGLDVERISLVVNYDIPLDAESYVHRIGRTGRAGRAGRALLFVEPRENRLLKNIERLTKKPIEEVEIPNHEALQACRRKKFVAQITKQLEHHDLEQYRSLLEDLFTADQDQEDIAAAMLMLLQGKQKLILPPDPIVDKRARRDRGSRKENPRSAERRGYGNPQPMDLYRIEVGRLDGVEVRHIVGAIANEGDINSRYIGHIKLYDNHSTIELPQGMPKELLNHFAKTRVMNKQMQMSFIGEAKGGEGKGKEKNFGGKGRGRSDDRFARGKGDRKFKEKNHRSFDEGSFKSRSKRK; from the coding sequence ATGACTGAAACAAAAATCACCTTTAATGATTTAGGTTTACCTGAATTTATCCTTAATGCTGTAACAGATATGGGATTTGAATCCCCTTCGCCAATCCAACAAGCTTGTATTCCCCACCTTCTCGCAGGTGATGATGTGCTTGGAATGGCGCAAACAGGAAGTGGAAAAACTGCTGCGTTTTCTCTCCCTTTATTAGCCCAAATTGAGCCAAATAAAAAAATGCCACAAATGCTAGTTATGGCGCCCACTCGTGAGCTTGCCATTCAAGTGGCTGATGCGTGCGAACAATTTATGAAATATGCCAAAGGGATCAACATCGTTACCCTTTACGGCGGACAACGTTATGACATTCAACTACGTGCCTTAAAACAAGGGGCGCAAGTGGTAGTGGGAACACCGGGACGTATTTTAGATCACCTTAGACGCAACACCCTTGATCTTTCTGAATTAAAAGCCATCGTGTTAGACGAAGCTGATGAAATGTTGCGTATGGGCTTTATTGAAGATGTTGAAACCGTTATGGCAGCGTTGCCAGAACAGCACCAAACTGCGCTTTTCTCTGCCACAATGCCAGAACCGATTCGCCGCATTACCAAACGCTTTATGCACGACCCAAAAGAAGTCAAAATCCAATCAACACAACGCACTGCGCCTGATATTACGCAAAGCTGTTGGTATGTACACGGATTTCGTAAAAACGAAGCCTTATTACGCTTCCTTGAAGTGGAAGATTTTGACGCCGCAATCATTTTTGCACGCACCAAAACAGCCACCCTTGATATTACTGAATTGCTAGAAAAACACGGTTTCCGTGCCGCCGCTCTCAATGGGGATATGACGCAACAACTGCGTGAACAAACCTTGGATCGCCTGCGTAATGGTAGCCTAGATATTTTAGTGGCTACCGATGTTGCCGCACGCGGACTTGATGTAGAGCGTATCAGCCTTGTGGTGAACTATGATATTCCACTTGACGCAGAAAGCTATGTTCACCGTATCGGGCGAACTGGGCGTGCAGGCCGCGCAGGACGTGCTTTACTCTTTGTTGAACCAAGAGAAAACCGCCTGCTGAAAAACATTGAGCGCTTAACCAAAAAGCCGATTGAAGAAGTCGAAATACCAAACCACGAAGCGTTACAGGCTTGCCGCCGTAAAAAATTCGTGGCGCAAATCACCAAACAGCTGGAACATCACGATCTAGAGCAATATCGTAGCTTATTAGAAGATCTGTTTACCGCCGATCAGGATCAAGAAGATATTGCCGCTGCAATGTTAATGCTCTTACAAGGCAAACAAAAATTAATTCTTCCACCAGATCCTATCGTAGATAAACGCGCGCGCCGTGATCGTGGCAGCCGTAAAGAAAACCCACGTTCCGCTGAACGCCGTGGTTATGGCAATCCACAACCAATGGATTTATACCGCATTGAAGTGGGTCGCTTAGATGGCGTGGAAGTGCGTCATATCGTTGGCGCCATTGCTAACGAAGGGGATATTAACAGCCGTTATATTGGTCATATCAAACTTTACGATAACCATTCCACCATTGAATTACCACAAGGAATGCCAAAAGAATTGCTCAATCATTTCGCTAAAACGCGCGTAATGAACAAACAAATGCAAATGTCTTTCATTGGTGAAGCCAAAGGTGGCGAAGGCAAAGGAAAAGAAAAAAACTTTGGCGGAAAAGGCCGTGGACGCTCTGATGATCGCTTTGCCCGTGGCAAAGGGGATCGCAAATTTAAAGAAAAAAACCACCGCTCTTTTGACGAAGGTAGCTTTAAATCGCGTTCAAAAAGAAAATAA
- a CDS encoding nucleotidyltransferase substrate binding protein, protein MEQLDLSALEKAFHSLEMTLAKLADKQWFAAQENIVQDTLIAGCIQKFEFVYELSIKMMKRQLKLIAEAPDEIDSADFRDILRLSAKAGLIEQVEDWLLYRKMRNITSHTYDQNKAQQVYGQMIGFLASAKNLLNQLQQRNNDD, encoded by the coding sequence ATGGAGCAACTGGATCTTTCAGCGTTAGAAAAAGCGTTTCACTCACTTGAAATGACCTTAGCCAAACTGGCGGATAAGCAATGGTTTGCCGCACAAGAAAACATTGTGCAAGACACTCTTATCGCTGGTTGCATTCAAAAATTTGAATTTGTTTATGAACTAAGTATTAAGATGATGAAACGCCAATTAAAGCTGATTGCCGAAGCTCCCGATGAAATTGACAGTGCAGATTTCCGCGATATTTTACGTTTGAGTGCCAAAGCAGGCTTGATTGAGCAAGTGGAGGATTGGCTGCTCTATCGTAAAATGCGAAACATCACCTCGCACACTTACGATCAAAATAAGGCTCAGCAAGTTTATGGACAAATGATCGGTTTTTTAGCTTCTGCCAAAAACTTGCTCAACCAATTACAACAGCGTAATAACGATGATTGA